In Phyllopteryx taeniolatus isolate TA_2022b chromosome 22, UOR_Ptae_1.2, whole genome shotgun sequence, one DNA window encodes the following:
- the lin7a gene encoding protein lin-7 homolog A isoform X8: MATVLQQPLTLDRDVARAVELLEKLQESGDVPGYKLQSLKKVLQSEFCTAIREATVAAFAASEGHSHPRVVELPKTEEGLGFNVMGGKEQNSPIYISRIIPGGVAERHGGLKRGDQLLSVNGVSVEGEHHEKAVELLKAAKESVKLVVRYTPKVLEEMEARFEKLRTARRRQQQQLLMQQQQQQQQHNMSAQQNHTSLFQKKKK, from the exons ATGGCGACGGTGCTCCAACAGCCGCTCACTCTGGACCGAG ATGTCGCCAGGGCCGTCGAGCTGCTGGAGAAGCTGCAGGAGTCGGGCGACGTTCCCGGTTACAAGCTGCAGTCGCTGAAGAAGGTGCTCCAGAGCGAGTTCTGCACCGCCATCCGCGAG GCCACGGTCGCCGCCTTCGCCGCCAGCGAGGGCCACTCCCACCCGCGGGTGGTGGAGCTCCCCAAGACGGAGGAAGGCCTGGGCTTCAACGTGATGGGCGGCAAGGAGCAGAACTCGCCTATCTACATCTCCCGCATCATTCCCGGCGGGGTGGCCGAGCGCCACGGCGGCCTCAAGAGAGGCGACCAGCTCCTGTCCGTCAACGGGGTG AGCGTGGAGGGCGAGCACCACGAGAAGGCGGTGGAGCTGCTGAAGGCGGCCAAGGAGAGCGTCAAGCTGGTGGTGCGCTACACGCCCAAGGTGCTGGAGGAGATGGAGGCGCGCTTCGAGAAGCTGCGCACCGCCCGCCGccgccagcagcagcagctgctcatgcagcagcagcagcagcagcagcagcacaacaTGTCCGCTCAGCAGAACCACACGTC GTTGttccagaagaagaagaagtga
- the lin7a gene encoding protein lin-7 homolog A isoform X6, giving the protein MATVLQQPLTLDRDVARAVELLEKLQESGDVPGYKLQSLKKVLQSEFCTAIREVYQYMHETINVNGCPEYQARATAKATVAAFAASEGHSHPRVVELPKTEEGLGFNVMGGKEQNSPIYISRIIPGGVAERHGGLKRGDQLLSVNGVSVEGEHHEKAVELLKAAKESVKLVVRYTPKVLEEMEARFEKLRTARRRQQQQLLMQQQQQQQQHNMSAQQNHTS; this is encoded by the exons ATGGCGACGGTGCTCCAACAGCCGCTCACTCTGGACCGAG ATGTCGCCAGGGCCGTCGAGCTGCTGGAGAAGCTGCAGGAGTCGGGCGACGTTCCCGGTTACAAGCTGCAGTCGCTGAAGAAGGTGCTCCAGAGCGAGTTCTGCACCGCCATCCGCGAG GTGTACCAGTACATGCACGAAACCATCAACGTCAACGGCTGCCCCGAGTACCAGGCCAGAGCCACGGCCAAG GCCACGGTCGCCGCCTTCGCCGCCAGCGAGGGCCACTCCCACCCGCGGGTGGTGGAGCTCCCCAAGACGGAGGAAGGCCTGGGCTTCAACGTGATGGGCGGCAAGGAGCAGAACTCGCCTATCTACATCTCCCGCATCATTCCCGGCGGGGTGGCCGAGCGCCACGGCGGCCTCAAGAGAGGCGACCAGCTCCTGTCCGTCAACGGGGTG AGCGTGGAGGGCGAGCACCACGAGAAGGCGGTGGAGCTGCTGAAGGCGGCCAAGGAGAGCGTCAAGCTGGTGGTGCGCTACACGCCCAAGGTGCTGGAGGAGATGGAGGCGCGCTTCGAGAAGCTGCGCACCGCCCGCCGccgccagcagcagcagctgctcatgcagcagcagcagcagcagcagcagcacaacaTGTCCGCTCAGCAGAACCACACGTCGTAG
- the lin7a gene encoding protein lin-7 homolog A isoform X7 has protein sequence MPIEAPLGNAPLCLCPPDVARAVELLEKLQESGDVPGYKLQSLKKVLQSEFCTAIREATVAAFAASEGHSHPRVVELPKTEEGLGFNVMGGKEQNSPIYISRIIPGGVAERHGGLKRGDQLLSVNGVSVEGEHHEKAVELLKAAKESVKLVVRYTPKVLEEMEARFEKLRTARRRQQQQLLMQQQQQQQQHNMSAQQNHTSLFQKKKK, from the exons ATGCCTATCGAGGCGCCGCTCGGCAACGCGCCGCTCTGTCTTTGCCCGCCAGATGTCGCCAGGGCCGTCGAGCTGCTGGAGAAGCTGCAGGAGTCGGGCGACGTTCCCGGTTACAAGCTGCAGTCGCTGAAGAAGGTGCTCCAGAGCGAGTTCTGCACCGCCATCCGCGAG GCCACGGTCGCCGCCTTCGCCGCCAGCGAGGGCCACTCCCACCCGCGGGTGGTGGAGCTCCCCAAGACGGAGGAAGGCCTGGGCTTCAACGTGATGGGCGGCAAGGAGCAGAACTCGCCTATCTACATCTCCCGCATCATTCCCGGCGGGGTGGCCGAGCGCCACGGCGGCCTCAAGAGAGGCGACCAGCTCCTGTCCGTCAACGGGGTG AGCGTGGAGGGCGAGCACCACGAGAAGGCGGTGGAGCTGCTGAAGGCGGCCAAGGAGAGCGTCAAGCTGGTGGTGCGCTACACGCCCAAGGTGCTGGAGGAGATGGAGGCGCGCTTCGAGAAGCTGCGCACCGCCCGCCGccgccagcagcagcagctgctcatgcagcagcagcagcagcagcagcagcacaacaTGTCCGCTCAGCAGAACCACACGTC GTTGttccagaagaagaagaagtga
- the lin7a gene encoding protein lin-7 homolog A isoform X3, with product MPIEAPLGNAPLCLCPPDVARAVELLEKLQESGDVPGYKLQSLKKVLQSEFCTAIREVTSRSCPGRALCGGRAPIPACVSLLRCTSTCTKPSTSTAAPSTRPEPRPRMQCIIGSRRLFRVQATVAAFAASEGHSHPRVVELPKTEEGLGFNVMGGKEQNSPIYISRIIPGGVAERHGGLKRGDQLLSVNGVSVEGEHHEKAVELLKAAKESVKLVVRYTPKVLEEMEARFEKLRTARRRQQQQLLMQQQQQQQQHNMSAQQNHTS from the exons ATGCCTATCGAGGCGCCGCTCGGCAACGCGCCGCTCTGTCTTTGCCCGCCAGATGTCGCCAGGGCCGTCGAGCTGCTGGAGAAGCTGCAGGAGTCGGGCGACGTTCCCGGTTACAAGCTGCAGTCGCTGAAGAAGGTGCTCCAGAGCGAGTTCTGCACCGCCATCCGCGAGGTGACTAGCCGATCGTGTCCGGGTCGAGCGCTGTGCGGCGGCCGTGCGCCTATTCCCGCGTGCGTCTCTCTCCTCAGGTGTACCAGTACATGCACGAAACCATCAACGTCAACGGCTGCCCCGAGTACCAGGCCAGAGCCACGGCCAAG GATGCAATGTATAATCGGCAGCCGGCGTCTCTTCCGCGTGCAGGCCACGGTCGCCGCCTTCGCCGCCAGCGAGGGCCACTCCCACCCGCGGGTGGTGGAGCTCCCCAAGACGGAGGAAGGCCTGGGCTTCAACGTGATGGGCGGCAAGGAGCAGAACTCGCCTATCTACATCTCCCGCATCATTCCCGGCGGGGTGGCCGAGCGCCACGGCGGCCTCAAGAGAGGCGACCAGCTCCTGTCCGTCAACGGGGTG AGCGTGGAGGGCGAGCACCACGAGAAGGCGGTGGAGCTGCTGAAGGCGGCCAAGGAGAGCGTCAAGCTGGTGGTGCGCTACACGCCCAAGGTGCTGGAGGAGATGGAGGCGCGCTTCGAGAAGCTGCGCACCGCCCGCCGccgccagcagcagcagctgctcatgcagcagcagcagcagcagcagcagcacaacaTGTCCGCTCAGCAGAACCACACGTCGTAG
- the lin7a gene encoding protein lin-7 homolog A isoform X2: protein MATVLQQPLTLDRDVARAVELLEKLQESGDVPGYKLQSLKKVLQSEFCTAIREVTSRSCPGRALCGGRAPIPACVSLLRCTSTCTKPSTSTAAPSTRPEPRPRMQCIIGSRRLFRVQATVAAFAASEGHSHPRVVELPKTEEGLGFNVMGGKEQNSPIYISRIIPGGVAERHGGLKRGDQLLSVNGVSVEGEHHEKAVELLKAAKESVKLVVRYTPKVLEEMEARFEKLRTARRRQQQQLLMQQQQQQQQHNMSAQQNHTSLFQKKKK from the exons ATGGCGACGGTGCTCCAACAGCCGCTCACTCTGGACCGAG ATGTCGCCAGGGCCGTCGAGCTGCTGGAGAAGCTGCAGGAGTCGGGCGACGTTCCCGGTTACAAGCTGCAGTCGCTGAAGAAGGTGCTCCAGAGCGAGTTCTGCACCGCCATCCGCGAGGTGACTAGCCGATCGTGTCCGGGTCGAGCGCTGTGCGGCGGCCGTGCGCCTATTCCCGCGTGCGTCTCTCTCCTCAGGTGTACCAGTACATGCACGAAACCATCAACGTCAACGGCTGCCCCGAGTACCAGGCCAGAGCCACGGCCAAG GATGCAATGTATAATCGGCAGCCGGCGTCTCTTCCGCGTGCAGGCCACGGTCGCCGCCTTCGCCGCCAGCGAGGGCCACTCCCACCCGCGGGTGGTGGAGCTCCCCAAGACGGAGGAAGGCCTGGGCTTCAACGTGATGGGCGGCAAGGAGCAGAACTCGCCTATCTACATCTCCCGCATCATTCCCGGCGGGGTGGCCGAGCGCCACGGCGGCCTCAAGAGAGGCGACCAGCTCCTGTCCGTCAACGGGGTG AGCGTGGAGGGCGAGCACCACGAGAAGGCGGTGGAGCTGCTGAAGGCGGCCAAGGAGAGCGTCAAGCTGGTGGTGCGCTACACGCCCAAGGTGCTGGAGGAGATGGAGGCGCGCTTCGAGAAGCTGCGCACCGCCCGCCGccgccagcagcagcagctgctcatgcagcagcagcagcagcagcagcagcacaacaTGTCCGCTCAGCAGAACCACACGTC GTTGttccagaagaagaagaagtga
- the myf5 gene encoding myogenic factor 5 translates to MDVFSPSQLYYAPPSPDALRPGADDDSDEDEHVRAPGAPPHQPGRCLQWACKACKRKSSFVDRRRAATMRERRRLKKVNHAFEALRRCTSANPGQRLPKVEILRNAIQYIESLQELLREQVDHYYSGSEPGSPLSSCSDGLTDGNSPAWPQLNYGSTYPYAKNESFSDKAAGASSLQCLSSIVDRLSTPEPGRRPARAVPSPAGSADSRPCTPGSPVYHVL, encoded by the exons ATGGACGTCTTCTCTCCGTCGCAGCTCTACTACGCGCCTCCGTCCCCGGACGCCCTGCGCCCGGGGGCCGACGACGACTCGGACGAGGACGAGCACGTCCGGGCCCCCGGCGCGCCGCCGCACCAGCCGGGCCGCTGCCTCCAGTGGGCCTGCAAGGCCTGCAAGCGCAAGTCCAGCTTCGTGGACCGCCGGCGCGCCGCCACCATGCGGGAGCGCCGCCGCCTCAAGAAAGTCAACCACGCCTTCGAGGCCCTGCGCCGCTGCACCTCGGCCAACCCCGGCCAGCGCCTGCCCAAGGTGGAGATCCTGCGCAACGCCATCCAGTACATCGAGAGCCTCCAGGAGCTCCTCCGAGAGCAGGTGGACCACTACTACAGCGGCTCCGAACCCGGGAGCCCGCTGTCCAGCTGCTCCGACGGCCTG acgGACGGCAACAGTCCGGCGTGGCCGCAGCTCAACTACGGCAGTACTTATCCCTACGCAAAGAACG AGAGTTTTTCCGACAAGGCGGCGGGTGCGTCCAGCCTGCAGTGCCTGTCCAGCATCGTGGACCGGCTGTCCACGCCCGAGCCGGGTCGCCGCCCCGCCCGGGCCGTCCCGTCGCCCGCCGGCTCGGCCGACTCGCGGCCGTGCACGCCGGGTAGCCCCGTCTACCACGTCCTGTGA
- the lin7a gene encoding protein lin-7 homolog A isoform X5, which produces MATVLQQPLTLDRDVARAVELLEKLQESGDVPGYKLQSLKKVLQSEFCTAIREVYQYMHETINVNGCPEYQARATAKATVAAFAASEGHSHPRVVELPKTEEGLGFNVMGGKEQNSPIYISRIIPGGVAERHGGLKRGDQLLSVNGVSVEGEHHEKAVELLKAAKESVKLVVRYTPKVLEEMEARFEKLRTARRRQQQQLLMQQQQQQQQHNMSAQQNHTSLFQKKKK; this is translated from the exons ATGGCGACGGTGCTCCAACAGCCGCTCACTCTGGACCGAG ATGTCGCCAGGGCCGTCGAGCTGCTGGAGAAGCTGCAGGAGTCGGGCGACGTTCCCGGTTACAAGCTGCAGTCGCTGAAGAAGGTGCTCCAGAGCGAGTTCTGCACCGCCATCCGCGAG GTGTACCAGTACATGCACGAAACCATCAACGTCAACGGCTGCCCCGAGTACCAGGCCAGAGCCACGGCCAAG GCCACGGTCGCCGCCTTCGCCGCCAGCGAGGGCCACTCCCACCCGCGGGTGGTGGAGCTCCCCAAGACGGAGGAAGGCCTGGGCTTCAACGTGATGGGCGGCAAGGAGCAGAACTCGCCTATCTACATCTCCCGCATCATTCCCGGCGGGGTGGCCGAGCGCCACGGCGGCCTCAAGAGAGGCGACCAGCTCCTGTCCGTCAACGGGGTG AGCGTGGAGGGCGAGCACCACGAGAAGGCGGTGGAGCTGCTGAAGGCGGCCAAGGAGAGCGTCAAGCTGGTGGTGCGCTACACGCCCAAGGTGCTGGAGGAGATGGAGGCGCGCTTCGAGAAGCTGCGCACCGCCCGCCGccgccagcagcagcagctgctcatgcagcagcagcagcagcagcagcagcacaacaTGTCCGCTCAGCAGAACCACACGTC GTTGttccagaagaagaagaagtga
- the lin7a gene encoding protein lin-7 homolog A isoform X4, producing MPIEAPLGNAPLCLCPPDVARAVELLEKLQESGDVPGYKLQSLKKVLQSEFCTAIREVYQYMHETINVNGCPEYQARATAKATVAAFAASEGHSHPRVVELPKTEEGLGFNVMGGKEQNSPIYISRIIPGGVAERHGGLKRGDQLLSVNGVSVEGEHHEKAVELLKAAKESVKLVVRYTPKVLEEMEARFEKLRTARRRQQQQLLMQQQQQQQQHNMSAQQNHTSLFQKKKK from the exons ATGCCTATCGAGGCGCCGCTCGGCAACGCGCCGCTCTGTCTTTGCCCGCCAGATGTCGCCAGGGCCGTCGAGCTGCTGGAGAAGCTGCAGGAGTCGGGCGACGTTCCCGGTTACAAGCTGCAGTCGCTGAAGAAGGTGCTCCAGAGCGAGTTCTGCACCGCCATCCGCGAG GTGTACCAGTACATGCACGAAACCATCAACGTCAACGGCTGCCCCGAGTACCAGGCCAGAGCCACGGCCAAG GCCACGGTCGCCGCCTTCGCCGCCAGCGAGGGCCACTCCCACCCGCGGGTGGTGGAGCTCCCCAAGACGGAGGAAGGCCTGGGCTTCAACGTGATGGGCGGCAAGGAGCAGAACTCGCCTATCTACATCTCCCGCATCATTCCCGGCGGGGTGGCCGAGCGCCACGGCGGCCTCAAGAGAGGCGACCAGCTCCTGTCCGTCAACGGGGTG AGCGTGGAGGGCGAGCACCACGAGAAGGCGGTGGAGCTGCTGAAGGCGGCCAAGGAGAGCGTCAAGCTGGTGGTGCGCTACACGCCCAAGGTGCTGGAGGAGATGGAGGCGCGCTTCGAGAAGCTGCGCACCGCCCGCCGccgccagcagcagcagctgctcatgcagcagcagcagcagcagcagcagcacaacaTGTCCGCTCAGCAGAACCACACGTC GTTGttccagaagaagaagaagtga
- the lin7a gene encoding protein lin-7 homolog A isoform X1 — protein MPIEAPLGNAPLCLCPPDVARAVELLEKLQESGDVPGYKLQSLKKVLQSEFCTAIREVTSRSCPGRALCGGRAPIPACVSLLRCTSTCTKPSTSTAAPSTRPEPRPRMQCIIGSRRLFRVQATVAAFAASEGHSHPRVVELPKTEEGLGFNVMGGKEQNSPIYISRIIPGGVAERHGGLKRGDQLLSVNGVSVEGEHHEKAVELLKAAKESVKLVVRYTPKVLEEMEARFEKLRTARRRQQQQLLMQQQQQQQQHNMSAQQNHTSLFQKKKK, from the exons ATGCCTATCGAGGCGCCGCTCGGCAACGCGCCGCTCTGTCTTTGCCCGCCAGATGTCGCCAGGGCCGTCGAGCTGCTGGAGAAGCTGCAGGAGTCGGGCGACGTTCCCGGTTACAAGCTGCAGTCGCTGAAGAAGGTGCTCCAGAGCGAGTTCTGCACCGCCATCCGCGAGGTGACTAGCCGATCGTGTCCGGGTCGAGCGCTGTGCGGCGGCCGTGCGCCTATTCCCGCGTGCGTCTCTCTCCTCAGGTGTACCAGTACATGCACGAAACCATCAACGTCAACGGCTGCCCCGAGTACCAGGCCAGAGCCACGGCCAAG GATGCAATGTATAATCGGCAGCCGGCGTCTCTTCCGCGTGCAGGCCACGGTCGCCGCCTTCGCCGCCAGCGAGGGCCACTCCCACCCGCGGGTGGTGGAGCTCCCCAAGACGGAGGAAGGCCTGGGCTTCAACGTGATGGGCGGCAAGGAGCAGAACTCGCCTATCTACATCTCCCGCATCATTCCCGGCGGGGTGGCCGAGCGCCACGGCGGCCTCAAGAGAGGCGACCAGCTCCTGTCCGTCAACGGGGTG AGCGTGGAGGGCGAGCACCACGAGAAGGCGGTGGAGCTGCTGAAGGCGGCCAAGGAGAGCGTCAAGCTGGTGGTGCGCTACACGCCCAAGGTGCTGGAGGAGATGGAGGCGCGCTTCGAGAAGCTGCGCACCGCCCGCCGccgccagcagcagcagctgctcatgcagcagcagcagcagcagcagcagcacaacaTGTCCGCTCAGCAGAACCACACGTC GTTGttccagaagaagaagaagtga